The Xanthobacter flavus genome includes a window with the following:
- a CDS encoding HAD family hydrolase: protein MTGQPHRRPAVFLDRDGVLNRDTGYAHRAEDLEWTPGAQEAVRRLNDLGYLVFVVTNQSGVARGFYGEADVVALHRFMAQDLAQDGARIDDWRYCPFHPEATVAAYRAAHPWRKPAPGMILDLMAHWPVAAEASLLIGDQPSDMAAAAAAGIAGHLFPGGNLLDFVAALDLPQAG from the coding sequence TTGACCGGCCAGCCCCACCGCCGTCCCGCGGTCTTCCTCGATCGCGACGGCGTGCTCAACCGGGACACCGGCTATGCCCACCGGGCCGAGGATCTGGAATGGACCCCGGGCGCGCAGGAGGCGGTGCGCCGGCTCAACGATCTCGGCTATCTGGTGTTCGTGGTGACCAACCAGTCAGGGGTCGCGCGCGGCTTTTACGGCGAGGCGGACGTGGTGGCGCTTCACCGCTTCATGGCGCAAGACCTCGCTCAGGACGGCGCGCGGATCGATGACTGGCGCTACTGCCCCTTCCATCCCGAGGCGACGGTGGCGGCCTATCGCGCCGCCCACCCCTGGCGCAAGCCGGCGCCGGGCATGATCCTCGACCTCATGGCCCACTGGCCGGTCGCGGCGGAAGCGAGTCTGCTGATCGGCGACCAGCCCTCCGACATGGCGGCGGCGGCGGCGGCTGGGATCGCGGGGCACCTGTTCCCGGGCGGCAACCTGCTCGATTTCGTCGCGGCGCTCGATCTCCCGCAAGCGGGATGA
- a CDS encoding aa3-type cytochrome c oxidase subunit IV, producing MAEHATIEYATADGNDYPEHERTYAMFTALAKWGTIGVAAILVLMWIFLL from the coding sequence ATGGCTGAACACGCCACGATCGAATATGCCACGGCAGACGGTAACGATTATCCCGAGCACGAGCGCACGTACGCCATGTTCACGGCCCTCGCCAAGTGGGGCACCATCGGCGTTGCTGCCATCCTCGTCCTGATGTGGATTTTCCTCCTCTGA
- a CDS encoding proton-translocating transhydrogenase family protein, which translates to MNPATAQSAADAALQARTAAEIARQAAEAAQLYADQAASALGAAAHAATGGAIDPFVFRLSIFVLAVFVGYYVVWSVTPALHTPLMSVTNAISSVIVVGALLAVGVTTVGDSSHAWGARIFGFIALVFASVNIFGGFMVTSRMLAMYSKKK; encoded by the coding sequence ATGAATCCCGCCACAGCCCAGTCCGCGGCGGACGCCGCACTTCAAGCCCGCACCGCCGCCGAGATCGCGCGGCAGGCCGCGGAAGCAGCGCAGCTCTATGCCGACCAGGCGGCCTCCGCCCTCGGCGCTGCCGCCCACGCGGCGACCGGAGGGGCCATCGACCCCTTCGTGTTCCGCCTCTCCATCTTCGTGCTCGCGGTGTTCGTGGGCTATTACGTGGTGTGGTCGGTGACCCCGGCGCTGCACACCCCGCTCATGAGCGTCACCAACGCCATCTCGTCGGTGATCGTGGTGGGCGCGTTGCTCGCCGTCGGCGTGACCACGGTGGGCGATTCCAGCCACGCCTGGGGCGCGCGCATCTTCGGCTTCATCGCCCTCGTCTTTGCCTCGGTGAACATCTTCGGCGGGTTCATGGTGACCAGCCGGATGCTCGCCATGTACTCCAAGAAGAAGTGA
- a CDS encoding VOC family protein: MTAPDLRLHLVTLGVSDLARAAAFYRALGLRESAAAEGEAGNVAFFHAGNVVLSLFPRDRLAADATLDDTPPQAFSGVTLACNVGSPEEAGDLIARAKAAGGRVVKPAQKAFWGGTSGYFADPDGHLWEVAHNPFFPFDAEGRLVLPGA; the protein is encoded by the coding sequence ATGACCGCGCCGGACCTCAGGCTTCATCTCGTCACGCTCGGCGTATCCGACCTCGCGCGGGCCGCCGCCTTCTATCGCGCGCTCGGCCTCAGGGAGAGCGCAGCGGCAGAGGGAGAAGCGGGCAACGTCGCCTTCTTCCACGCTGGCAATGTGGTGCTGAGCCTCTTTCCCCGGGATCGCCTCGCGGCGGACGCGACGCTGGACGACACCCCGCCGCAGGCCTTCTCCGGCGTGACGCTCGCCTGCAACGTCGGTTCACCGGAAGAGGCCGGGGACCTGATCGCGCGGGCGAAAGCGGCGGGCGGGCGCGTGGTGAAGCCGGCGCAAAAGGCGTTCTGGGGTGGAACGAGCGGCTATTTCGCCGACCCCGACGGGCATCTGTGGGAGGTCGCCCACAATCCCTTCTTCCCCTTCGATGCGGAGGGCCGGCTGGTGCTGCCGGGCGCGTGA
- a CDS encoding Re/Si-specific NAD(P)(+) transhydrogenase subunit alpha, which yields MKIAVPAEIDLGEPRVGATPDTVKRLVALGASVAVESGAGVKSGILDSDFVAAGATIAPSAWDALNGAEVVLKVRRPTEAELSSYKPGALVLAIMDPYGNDAALAAMANAGIASFAMELMPRITRAQVMDVLSSQANLAGYRAVIDAAAEFNRALPQMMTAAGTVPAARVFIMGAGVAGLQAIATARRLGAIVTATDVRPAAKEQVASLGAKFVAVEDEEFKQAETAAGYAKPMSAEYQAKQAALVADHIKKQDIVITTALIPGRPAPRLVTAEMVASMKPGSVLVDLAVERGGNVEGAVPGQVTWVGDVKIVGHLNVPGRIAASASPLYAKNLFNFFETMVDKASKALAVKWDDELVKATLLTRDGAIVHPNFAPKNPAASSEGAA from the coding sequence ATGAAAATCGCTGTTCCCGCCGAGATCGATCTCGGCGAGCCGAGGGTTGGCGCGACCCCGGATACGGTGAAGCGTCTCGTCGCACTCGGCGCATCCGTGGCCGTGGAGAGCGGCGCGGGCGTGAAGTCCGGCATTCTCGATTCCGACTTCGTGGCGGCAGGCGCCACCATCGCCCCGTCGGCATGGGACGCGCTCAACGGCGCGGAAGTCGTACTCAAGGTCCGCCGGCCGACGGAAGCCGAACTTTCGTCTTACAAGCCCGGCGCCCTCGTGCTCGCCATCATGGATCCCTACGGCAATGACGCGGCGCTGGCCGCGATGGCCAATGCCGGGATCGCTTCCTTCGCCATGGAACTGATGCCCCGCATCACCCGTGCGCAGGTGATGGACGTGCTCTCTTCGCAGGCCAACCTCGCCGGCTATCGCGCGGTGATCGATGCGGCCGCCGAGTTCAACCGCGCCCTGCCGCAGATGATGACCGCCGCCGGCACCGTTCCGGCCGCGCGCGTCTTCATCATGGGCGCGGGCGTCGCGGGCCTTCAGGCCATTGCCACCGCTCGCCGCCTCGGCGCCATCGTGACCGCCACCGACGTGCGGCCCGCCGCCAAGGAGCAGGTTGCCTCGCTCGGCGCCAAGTTCGTCGCGGTGGAGGACGAGGAATTCAAGCAGGCCGAGACCGCGGCCGGCTACGCCAAGCCCATGTCGGCGGAGTACCAGGCCAAGCAGGCCGCGCTCGTCGCCGACCACATCAAGAAGCAGGACATCGTCATCACCACCGCGCTGATCCCGGGCCGGCCCGCGCCGCGCCTGGTGACGGCGGAGATGGTGGCCTCCATGAAGCCGGGCTCGGTGCTGGTCGACCTGGCAGTCGAGCGCGGCGGCAACGTGGAGGGCGCGGTGCCCGGCCAGGTGACGTGGGTGGGCGATGTGAAAATCGTCGGCCATCTCAACGTGCCGGGCCGCATCGCCGCCTCGGCGTCGCCGCTCTACGCCAAGAACCTGTTCAACTTCTTCGAGACGATGGTCGACAAGGCGTCCAAGGCGCTGGCCGTCAAGTGGGACGACGAGCTGGTGAAGGCCACGCTCCTCACCCGCGACGGCGCCATCGTGCATCCGAACTTCGCACCCAAGAATCCCGCAGCGAGCAGCGAGGGAGCGGCCTGA
- a CDS encoding TetR/AcrR family transcriptional regulator has product MMDRDGDIALEPRQAIGSQESAPSDAHEGASGAGQDPEKRNQILAGARQVFFDRGFDAASMGDIARAAGVSKGTLYVYFENKDDLFAELVSSECCETAERMFVVDPDEEDLEAALTKIGRSFVAAILRPSSIALLRTVIAISGKFPDVGRRFFEAGPCAGISRLSVFLRIKVQQGLLDIEDVDQAASQFLTLCKDGVTIPVLVGAPDAPDPAAVEKSVRGAVRVFLRAYGSDRRTAP; this is encoded by the coding sequence ATGATGGACAGGGACGGCGATATCGCCCTCGAGCCTAGACAGGCGATCGGCTCGCAAGAGAGCGCACCGAGTGATGCGCACGAAGGCGCGTCCGGCGCGGGCCAGGATCCTGAAAAGCGCAACCAGATCCTCGCCGGCGCGCGGCAGGTGTTCTTCGACCGTGGCTTCGATGCCGCCAGCATGGGCGACATCGCCCGCGCGGCCGGGGTCTCCAAGGGCACGCTCTACGTCTATTTCGAGAACAAGGACGACCTCTTCGCCGAGCTCGTCTCCAGCGAATGCTGCGAGACCGCCGAACGCATGTTCGTGGTGGATCCGGATGAAGAGGATCTGGAGGCGGCGCTGACCAAGATCGGCCGCTCTTTCGTCGCGGCCATCCTGCGTCCCAGCAGCATCGCCCTGCTGCGGACCGTCATCGCCATCTCCGGCAAGTTTCCCGACGTGGGGCGACGCTTCTTCGAAGCCGGACCGTGCGCAGGCATTTCGCGCCTCTCGGTGTTCCTGCGCATCAAGGTGCAGCAGGGCCTGCTCGACATCGAGGACGTGGATCAGGCGGCCAGCCAGTTCCTCACCCTCTGCAAGGATGGCGTGACCATTCCCGTCCTCGTCGGCGCGCCGGATGCGCCCGATCCGGCGGCGGTGGAGAAGTCGGTGCGCGGCGCGGTGCGGGTGTTCCTGCGCGCCTATGGCAGCGACCGGCGCACCGCGCCCTGA
- a CDS encoding exopolysaccharide biosynthesis polyprenyl glycosylphosphotransferase, translating into MTRWTHGLVNRLVLSCDVVMAALGAIIAHLRWDFLSWSQLAILWAFGIFVYVQVLQIGRGYRVEHYVRPLRQIGHIIVGVVPAGAVIAVCYYALIPIGQTNLWALLGWGVATTLMLIFGRLVLVRIGMSLVQTHEVLRRNVVAIGDLGRARDLVRRYEEEEGNTGLLSFVALFDDGHMPGAPLPPPGPDGLPVLGGLKDLLEYVKHNPVDIVVVAKSWNDPAAISAIANQMYQIAADVIVELDPDRFTLNYANLTRIAGEPALQVQQQPLKGSLGLLKGVEDYVVAAIGLLITAPILIGAAIAIKLDSPGPILFRQPRVGLNNRVFQCYKLRTMRVDPTDDGSKGTSKNDPRITKVGNFLRSTSIDELPQLINVLRGEMSVVGPRPHVPNMKVATNVRYEAISQYVARYRMKPGITGWAQINGMRGGINTLEKAERGVELDLFYIEHWSIWFDIRIMLLTVTKGMAGPSVF; encoded by the coding sequence ATGACACGCTGGACCCATGGACTGGTCAATCGGCTTGTCCTGTCGTGCGACGTCGTCATGGCGGCGCTTGGCGCGATCATCGCCCATCTGCGCTGGGACTTCCTGTCCTGGAGCCAACTTGCCATCCTTTGGGCGTTTGGCATTTTCGTCTATGTTCAAGTCTTGCAGATCGGCCGCGGCTACCGGGTCGAGCACTATGTCCGCCCGTTGCGGCAGATCGGCCATATCATCGTCGGTGTCGTGCCGGCGGGCGCGGTCATCGCGGTCTGCTATTACGCGCTGATCCCCATCGGCCAGACCAATCTGTGGGCGCTCCTCGGCTGGGGCGTCGCCACCACCCTCATGCTCATCTTCGGCCGCCTCGTGCTGGTGCGGATCGGCATGTCGCTGGTGCAGACGCACGAGGTGCTGCGCCGGAACGTCGTGGCCATCGGCGATCTCGGCCGCGCCCGCGACCTCGTGCGGCGCTATGAGGAGGAGGAGGGCAACACCGGCCTCCTCAGCTTCGTCGCGCTCTTCGACGACGGCCACATGCCGGGCGCACCCCTGCCGCCGCCGGGTCCCGATGGTCTGCCCGTGCTGGGCGGGCTGAAGGATCTGCTCGAGTATGTGAAGCACAATCCGGTGGACATCGTGGTGGTGGCCAAGAGCTGGAACGATCCGGCGGCCATCAGCGCCATCGCCAACCAGATGTACCAGATCGCCGCCGACGTCATCGTCGAGCTGGACCCTGACCGCTTCACGCTCAACTACGCCAACCTCACCCGCATCGCCGGTGAGCCGGCCCTCCAGGTGCAGCAGCAGCCGCTCAAGGGCTCGCTCGGCCTGCTCAAGGGGGTGGAGGATTACGTGGTGGCGGCCATCGGCCTGCTCATCACCGCGCCAATCCTCATCGGCGCGGCCATCGCCATCAAGCTGGACTCGCCCGGCCCCATCCTGTTCCGCCAGCCGCGCGTGGGCCTGAACAACCGCGTGTTCCAGTGCTACAAGCTGCGCACCATGCGGGTGGACCCCACCGACGACGGGTCCAAGGGCACCAGCAAGAACGACCCGCGCATCACCAAGGTCGGAAATTTCCTGCGGTCCACGTCCATCGACGAACTGCCCCAGCTCATCAATGTGCTGCGCGGAGAGATGAGCGTGGTTGGCCCGCGTCCGCACGTGCCGAACATGAAGGTCGCCACCAACGTCCGCTACGAGGCCATCAGCCAGTATGTGGCGCGCTACCGCATGAAGCCGGGCATCACCGGCTGGGCGCAGATCAACGGCATGCGCGGGGGCATCAACACCCTGGAGAAGGCCGAGCGCGGTGTCGAGCTCGACCTCTTCTACATCGAGCACTGGTCCATATGGTTCGACATCAGAATCATGCTGCTCACCGTCACCAAGGGCATGGCTGGCCCATCGGTGTTCTGA
- a CDS encoding lipid kinase — MTEQGPKTRRRALFMVNPHARGGALPLDGVRALLETGFDLLEAPLPPAGEISDLLRARADAVDLVIIGGGDGTLNAAASGLFDTQLPLGVLPLGTANDFARTLSIPTDPMGAARVILAHPPRFIDLGDVNGHPFLNVASIGFSADLARALTREAKRYFGVVGYGIVAARLLIQSRLFTAYIEHDGTAEAVRTLQVSVGNGRHYGGGMTVEANATADDGQLDFYSLEVDHWWRLLALLPSLRNGTQGQWDDVRAFRTRKVVVRTSRPRPVNTDGELVTYTPAHFSIRPAAIRVHAPPQFAPQPEREAGGAVQNSSQPLAEGTS, encoded by the coding sequence ATGACCGAGCAAGGCCCCAAGACCCGGCGGCGCGCGCTGTTCATGGTGAACCCGCACGCCCGCGGCGGCGCGCTGCCGCTCGATGGCGTGCGCGCCCTGCTCGAGACCGGTTTTGATCTCCTGGAAGCCCCGCTGCCGCCAGCCGGCGAGATCTCCGACCTCCTGCGCGCCCGCGCGGACGCGGTGGACCTTGTCATCATCGGCGGCGGCGACGGAACGCTCAACGCCGCCGCCTCCGGTCTTTTCGACACCCAGCTTCCCCTCGGAGTGCTGCCGCTCGGCACGGCGAACGACTTCGCCCGCACGCTCTCCATTCCCACCGACCCGATGGGGGCCGCGCGGGTCATCCTGGCCCATCCGCCGCGCTTCATCGATCTCGGCGACGTCAACGGCCACCCCTTCCTCAATGTCGCGAGCATCGGCTTCTCCGCCGATCTCGCCCGCGCGCTCACACGCGAGGCGAAGCGCTATTTCGGCGTGGTCGGGTACGGCATCGTCGCTGCGCGCCTGCTCATCCAGTCGCGGCTGTTCACCGCCTACATCGAGCATGACGGAACGGCCGAGGCTGTGCGGACCCTTCAGGTGTCCGTGGGCAACGGCCGACACTACGGCGGTGGCATGACGGTGGAGGCCAACGCCACCGCCGACGACGGACAGCTCGATTTCTACAGCCTGGAGGTGGACCACTGGTGGCGCCTCCTCGCCCTCCTGCCCTCTCTGCGCAACGGCACCCAGGGCCAGTGGGACGATGTGCGGGCCTTCCGCACGCGGAAGGTGGTGGTGCGCACCAGCCGTCCCCGCCCGGTCAATACCGACGGCGAGTTGGTCACCTACACGCCGGCGCATTTCAGCATCCGGCCCGCCGCCATCCGCGTCCACGCGCCGCCACAGTTCGCGCCCCAGCCCGAGCGTGAAGCCGGCGGCGCGGTCCAGAATTCATCGCAACCTCTCGCTGAAGGCACCTCCTAG
- a CDS encoding TerC family protein, whose product MDYLLQLAADPAAWVALVTLVAMEVVLGIDNLIFISILTNKLPEQYRSRARRIGIGLALIMRLGLLGTIAIIVRLTAPIFEVFGHAFSWRDLILIAGGLFLVWKATTEIHHNVDPRTHAEDVKDSKVTIGFTAAIVQILILDLVFSIDSIITAVGMTEHIPIMIIAVIAAVTCMLLAADPLARFIESNPTVVMLALGFLIMIGMTLIAEGFGAHVPKGYVYAAMGFSTAIEALNMLVRRRRATGEGH is encoded by the coding sequence ATGGACTACCTCCTCCAACTCGCGGCCGATCCCGCCGCGTGGGTCGCCCTGGTGACGCTGGTGGCCATGGAAGTCGTGCTCGGCATCGACAACCTGATCTTCATCTCCATCCTCACCAACAAGCTGCCGGAGCAATACCGCAGCAGGGCGCGGCGCATCGGCATCGGCCTCGCGCTCATCATGCGCCTCGGCCTCCTCGGCACCATCGCCATCATCGTGCGGCTCACGGCGCCCATCTTCGAGGTGTTCGGCCACGCCTTCTCCTGGCGCGACCTCATCCTCATCGCCGGCGGCCTGTTCCTGGTGTGGAAGGCGACCACCGAGATCCACCACAACGTGGACCCGCGCACCCACGCGGAGGACGTGAAGGACAGCAAGGTGACCATCGGCTTCACCGCCGCCATCGTGCAGATCCTGATTCTCGACCTCGTGTTCTCCATCGACAGCATCATCACCGCCGTGGGCATGACCGAGCATATCCCGATCATGATCATCGCCGTGATCGCGGCGGTGACCTGCATGCTGCTGGCCGCCGACCCGCTGGCGCGCTTCATCGAGTCGAACCCCACCGTGGTGATGCTGGCGCTGGGCTTCCTCATCATGATCGGCATGACGCTGATCGCCGAAGGCTTCGGCGCCCACGTTCCCAAGGGCTACGTCTACGCCGCCATGGGCTTCTCGACCGCCATCGAGGCGCTCAACATGCTGGTCCGCCGCCGTCGCGCGACGGGGGAAGGGCACTGA
- a CDS encoding NAD(P)(+) transhydrogenase (Re/Si-specific) subunit beta, whose translation MTANLAALLYLVAGILFVLALRGLSHPTTSRQGNLFGMVGMGIAVLTTLALSPPSDGVGWVLVLAGIGIGGGVGAVVAKRIAMTAMPQLVAAFHSLVGLAAVLVAAAALYAPRAFGIGDPGHLHAASLVEMSLGVAIGAITFTGSIIAFAKLNGNMSGKPIMLPARHLINGGLALLLLILIVAFVLTGSITLFWIITVLSLVLGGLLIIPIGGADMPVVVSMLNSYSGWAAAGIGFTLGNTALIITGALVGSSGAILSYIMCKGMNRSFISVILGGFGGDAGAAGAAGHVEARPVKQGSADDAAYIMKNAEKVIIVPGYGMAVAQAQHALREMADLLKEEGVEVKYAIHPVAGRMPGHMNVLLAEAQVPYDEVFELEDINSEFAQADVAFVIGANDVTNPAAKTDPQSPIYGMPILDVEKAKTVLFIKRGMSAGYAGVENELFFKDNTMMLFGDAKKVTEDVVKAFGH comes from the coding sequence ATGACCGCGAACCTCGCCGCCCTGCTCTACCTCGTTGCAGGCATTCTCTTCGTGCTGGCCCTGCGGGGCCTCTCCCATCCCACCACCTCGCGCCAGGGCAACCTGTTCGGCATGGTGGGCATGGGCATCGCCGTCCTCACCACGCTCGCGCTCTCCCCGCCGTCCGACGGGGTCGGCTGGGTGCTGGTGCTCGCCGGCATCGGCATCGGCGGTGGCGTCGGCGCCGTGGTGGCCAAGCGCATCGCCATGACGGCGATGCCGCAGCTGGTCGCCGCCTTCCACTCGCTGGTGGGCTTGGCCGCCGTGCTCGTCGCCGCGGCGGCGCTCTATGCGCCGCGCGCCTTCGGCATCGGCGATCCCGGCCACCTGCACGCGGCGAGCCTCGTGGAGATGTCGCTGGGCGTGGCCATCGGCGCGATCACCTTCACCGGCTCGATCATCGCCTTCGCCAAGCTCAACGGCAACATGAGCGGCAAGCCGATCATGCTGCCGGCGCGCCACCTCATCAACGGCGGCCTCGCGCTGCTGCTGCTGATCCTTATCGTCGCGTTCGTGCTCACCGGCTCGATCACGCTGTTCTGGATCATCACGGTTCTGTCGCTGGTGCTCGGCGGCCTGCTCATCATCCCCATCGGCGGCGCGGACATGCCCGTCGTGGTGTCGATGCTGAACTCCTACTCGGGTTGGGCGGCGGCCGGCATCGGCTTCACCCTCGGCAACACCGCGCTCATCATCACCGGTGCGCTGGTGGGCTCCTCGGGAGCGATCCTGTCCTACATCATGTGCAAGGGCATGAACCGCTCCTTCATCTCGGTGATCCTCGGCGGCTTCGGCGGTGACGCCGGCGCCGCGGGCGCCGCCGGGCACGTGGAAGCCCGCCCGGTGAAGCAGGGCTCCGCCGACGACGCCGCCTACATCATGAAGAATGCCGAGAAGGTCATCATCGTCCCTGGCTACGGCATGGCGGTGGCGCAGGCCCAGCACGCGCTGCGCGAGATGGCGGACCTGCTCAAGGAGGAGGGCGTCGAGGTCAAGTACGCCATCCACCCGGTGGCGGGCCGCATGCCGGGCCACATGAACGTCCTGCTCGCCGAGGCCCAGGTGCCTTACGACGAGGTGTTCGAGCTCGAGGACATCAACTCCGAGTTCGCCCAGGCGGACGTGGCCTTCGTGATCGGTGCCAACGACGTGACCAACCCGGCGGCGAAGACCGATCCGCAGTCGCCCATCTACGGCATGCCCATCCTCGACGTGGAGAAGGCCAAGACCGTCCTCTTCATCAAGCGCGGCATGTCGGCGGGCTACGCCGGCGTCGAGAACGAGCTGTTCTTCAAGGACAACACCATGATGCTCTTCGGCGACGCCAAGAAGGTCACCGAAGACGTGGTGAAGGCCTTCGGTCACTAA
- a CDS encoding PA0069 family radical SAM protein codes for MGRLAEERRTAAPALPDSLPGPLPAALDGETGTGVKAERRRGRGAVSNAAGRFEPAARVLFDDGWQTLEDLPPFRTEVTEERARTIITRNQSPDIAFDRSINVYRGCEHGCIYCFARPTHAYQGLSAGLDFETKLFVKPDAAELLARELSHPSYKPRVIAMGTNTDPYQPIERRYELTRRILEVLADFGHPVGIVTKSALVVRDIDILGPMAEKGLAKVAISMTTLDPHLSRTMEPRAASPHVRLGTIRRLADAGIPTAVLTAPLIPALNDMEIERILDAAKAAGASEAGYVMLRLPLEIADLFREWLVAHFPDRARHVLNLIRQMHGGKDYDSTFGKRGRGDGPYAWTVGRRFEITARRLGLAGRGLKLTTDHFRRPKQPGEQLDLFA; via the coding sequence ATGGGGCGTCTCGCAGAGGAACGGCGGACGGCCGCCCCTGCCCTGCCAGATTCCTTACCCGGTCCCTTGCCCGCTGCTCTCGACGGCGAGACCGGGACGGGGGTGAAGGCCGAGCGGCGGCGTGGCCGGGGCGCGGTGTCCAACGCGGCCGGGCGCTTCGAGCCGGCCGCCCGTGTCTTGTTCGACGACGGCTGGCAGACGCTGGAAGACCTGCCGCCCTTCCGCACGGAAGTCACGGAGGAGCGGGCGCGCACCATCATCACCCGCAACCAGTCGCCCGACATCGCCTTCGACCGCTCCATCAACGTCTACCGGGGGTGCGAGCACGGCTGCATCTATTGCTTCGCGCGGCCGACCCACGCCTATCAGGGCCTCTCCGCCGGCCTCGATTTCGAGACCAAGCTGTTCGTGAAGCCGGACGCGGCGGAACTGCTCGCGCGGGAGCTGTCGCACCCGTCCTATAAGCCGCGCGTCATCGCCATGGGGACGAATACCGATCCCTACCAGCCCATCGAACGGCGCTATGAGCTGACCCGGCGCATCCTGGAGGTGCTGGCCGATTTCGGCCATCCGGTCGGGATCGTCACCAAGTCGGCGCTGGTGGTGCGCGACATCGATATCCTCGGGCCCATGGCGGAGAAGGGCCTCGCGAAGGTCGCCATTTCCATGACCACGCTCGACCCGCACCTGTCCCGCACGATGGAGCCGCGCGCCGCCAGCCCCCATGTCCGCCTCGGCACCATCCGTCGCCTCGCCGATGCCGGCATCCCCACCGCCGTCCTCACGGCCCCGCTCATCCCGGCGCTGAACGACATGGAGATCGAGCGCATCCTCGATGCCGCCAAGGCCGCAGGGGCGTCGGAGGCCGGCTATGTAATGCTGCGCCTGCCGCTGGAGATCGCCGACCTGTTCCGCGAGTGGCTCGTGGCGCATTTCCCGGACAGGGCCCGCCATGTGCTGAACCTGATCCGCCAGATGCATGGCGGGAAGGATTACGACTCAACCTTCGGCAAGAGGGGGCGCGGGGATGGTCCCTATGCGTGGACGGTGGGCCGCCGGTTCGAGATCACGGCTCGCCGGCTCGGCCTCGCCGGACGCGGGCTGAAGCTCACCACCGATCATTTCCGCCGCCCAAAGCAGCCGGGCGAGCAGCTCGACCTCTTCGCGTAA
- a CDS encoding glycoside hydrolase family 18 protein — MVRHQNHAAHRHQGHGWPIGVLSIALLALVLTVASAARAQASDRPFLAYLASWTDVTTQAPAETMLARLPGYYTHVALGFVKPDLAYSGNLDLSGTGLAFPYSGVVLKGAIAELKARHPSVRVLLAVGGWGYFGWDARDFKALAQLVRDLGADGVDLDYETADAGCVRKPEGGIACADDLRSIAVLADLRAALPRPWVVSVAGWSVGAYGEGRFASAEPRFGPFVGMMRAMLKAPEAQGIDLVSIMSYDAGPTYSPEEAFRAYRSLWRGPLALGIAVMPSEAGGPRFTIDRTARLLSQVMADPKAGAMLYGLGLVPPGPTGPDNPDYRSLSLAICVTLERPGCDQMVP, encoded by the coding sequence ATGGTTCGACATCAGAATCATGCTGCTCACCGTCACCAAGGGCATGGCTGGCCCATCGGTGTTCTGAGCATCGCGCTTCTCGCCCTGGTTCTGACCGTCGCATCGGCGGCGCGGGCGCAGGCGAGCGACCGGCCGTTCCTCGCCTACCTCGCCTCTTGGACGGACGTGACGACCCAGGCGCCCGCCGAGACAATGCTCGCGCGCCTGCCCGGCTATTACACCCATGTGGCGCTGGGCTTCGTGAAGCCGGATCTCGCCTATTCCGGAAATCTCGACCTCTCGGGCACCGGGCTGGCCTTTCCTTATTCGGGCGTAGTGCTGAAGGGCGCGATCGCTGAACTGAAAGCCCGCCACCCCTCGGTCCGCGTGCTGCTCGCCGTGGGCGGCTGGGGCTATTTCGGCTGGGACGCCCGCGATTTTAAGGCGCTGGCGCAGCTCGTGCGCGATCTCGGTGCCGACGGCGTGGACCTCGACTACGAGACCGCCGATGCCGGATGCGTGCGCAAGCCAGAGGGCGGCATTGCCTGCGCAGACGATCTCCGGTCCATCGCCGTGCTGGCCGATTTGCGGGCCGCGCTGCCGCGACCCTGGGTGGTCAGCGTCGCCGGCTGGAGCGTGGGCGCCTATGGCGAAGGCCGCTTCGCCTCCGCCGAGCCGCGGTTCGGGCCGTTCGTGGGCATGATGCGCGCGATGCTGAAGGCGCCGGAGGCGCAGGGCATCGACCTCGTCTCCATCATGTCCTACGACGCCGGGCCAACCTACAGCCCCGAGGAGGCATTCCGCGCCTATCGGAGCCTGTGGCGGGGGCCGCTGGCCCTTGGCATCGCCGTGATGCCGTCCGAGGCGGGAGGCCCGCGCTTCACCATCGACCGCACGGCCCGGCTGCTATCCCAGGTGATGGCGGACCCGAAGGCGGGGGCCATGCTCTACGGCCTCGGCCTCGTGCCGCCCGGCCCGACCGGCCCCGACAATCCCGACTATCGCAGCCTCTCCCTCGCCATCTGCGTCACGCTGGAGCGTCCCGGCTGCGACCAGATGGTGCCCTGA